A genomic stretch from Aedes albopictus strain Foshan chromosome 2, AalbF5, whole genome shotgun sequence includes:
- the LOC115254144 gene encoding hypertrehalosaemic prohormone yields MDLVKLFSMLLICAALIFVCDAQLTFTPSWGKRAANPLSMNMPGSFGVQDSCKTPVDSLMVIYRMIQTEAQKILECNQK; encoded by the exons ATGGATCTAGTGAAACTATTCAGCATGCTGCTAATCTGCGCTGCTTTGATCTTCGTCTGTGATGCACAG CTCACATTCACACCCTCCTGGGGAAAACGTGCCGCAAACCCGCTGAGCATGAACATGCCGGGTTCGTTTGGCGTACAGGACAGCTGTAAAACCCCGGTGGACTCCCTAATGGTCATATACCGGATGATTCAG ACCGAAGCGCAAAAAATACTGGAATGCAATCAGAAGTAA